One part of the Parabacteroides distasonis ATCC 8503 genome encodes these proteins:
- a CDS encoding DUF6383 domain-containing protein, producing MNKRIFTLLTAGLLLGGPAFNAAYAATDLTTKTVISYSENKTALANGMSFYLGASENTLLKVTDVLTTKDKKKVISFGAADGDVTTGVVFTIRNYSSNSFELWANVGGVAYQVVTDKDGNALTAATGNNLSELNAKFAVSEGKLKFSGLYTVTVPTKEVKNGLKAFSCSEGIDAAYLNDYNSNGTTLSFDYTTNELVGNLFDKVVPVSFTDEVAATQPSDENKLAAGTYFVKGDSKKVKAFVSAVNAETPDNDAILTAAQEITFLALDPSNRYDINGKQDNEGYALYWMKGSVATANADSCSNANFTITAKDVLNEDGKLTLTVDYKKKDQTTAATKVYVAAVKPSVSDTKTYVTSVLMSGTKYSAIHPQLGENSYLDASVLLKKNIENVVNIYFTSSTKSENDEADSQTEYHKYLTIDPADGSSLSVAAYNSVDFTMPVSQWIVSGFNGKYEFTLTNRETGDDLVLRLQPNGAEGGYKVVNAKYNGTDVTIAANKGVTTALALANNTSVKFNTIATTRTDGYKVFTDTQIAEGFKMTFNGKDALFGEKALYAIDDNATKTMKASTKEENLIVLYPERIKGAKDHSTKSLQGVEDYVISTNAFAYLNDKGEVVMKADGDTLVVPTYVLRYTEAKGDDAKYLGAAASRDKAADAATEFAVVKNAAGAYSLVAVKDVTDGKLSYEGSTGSNAKTAKIGTTDLKVSFDGGRYMAAKALNEAYANVEVLDANPFNPSLAAKPRHASFDNMLGSINYQLNKNGFNEGILSAESMIFWLDTADSKAKTPSFYISKGIEVAEGEEKPAERMFMFNPTDSLHYFVEGSAQQYTDEKYYLEGSGKSETKVIFRPAILTGVDTITTTVKGETVKVVKELNDDKSVKSTDRLDAFKFNITLAEGDDEYFVSSQRKVKEGDVYKTAYVYALNGMLGLTTNPEKAMVFTLGTEVPTANESIDAKESSIVVVAGNGVVTIQGAAGETAYVRTVLGQTVAETVLTSDNATIAAPAGVVFVTVGNETVKVAVK from the coding sequence ATGAACAAAAGGATTTTTACCTTGTTAACAGCTGGTTTACTGCTAGGTGGACCTGCTTTTAATGCTGCGTATGCCGCTACTGATCTTACGACTAAGACCGTAATTTCCTATAGCGAGAATAAGACGGCTCTTGCTAATGGAATGAGCTTTTATCTAGGTGCGTCTGAGAATACGTTGTTGAAGGTTACAGATGTTCTTACGACGAAGGACAAAAAGAAGGTTATTTCTTTTGGTGCTGCTGACGGTGATGTGACTACAGGAGTCGTATTTACTATCCGTAATTATTCATCTAACTCTTTTGAGTTGTGGGCTAATGTTGGTGGTGTGGCTTATCAGGTAGTTACCGATAAAGACGGTAATGCGTTGACTGCCGCTACCGGCAACAATCTTTCTGAGTTGAATGCTAAGTTCGCTGTATCAGAGGGCAAGTTGAAATTCTCAGGTTTGTATACAGTAACTGTACCTACAAAAGAAGTAAAGAATGGCTTGAAAGCATTCTCTTGCTCAGAGGGTATTGATGCCGCTTATTTGAATGACTATAATTCAAATGGCACAACATTGTCATTCGATTATACAACGAATGAACTGGTTGGAAATTTGTTTGATAAGGTTGTTCCCGTATCATTTACGGATGAGGTTGCGGCAACTCAACCTTCTGATGAGAATAAGTTGGCTGCCGGTACTTATTTCGTGAAAGGTGATTCGAAGAAAGTTAAGGCATTTGTTAGTGCGGTAAATGCAGAGACTCCAGATAATGACGCAATCTTGACAGCGGCTCAAGAAATTACATTCTTAGCTTTAGATCCCTCTAATCGTTATGACATCAATGGTAAGCAAGACAATGAGGGATATGCTTTGTATTGGATGAAGGGATCGGTTGCTACAGCCAACGCTGACTCTTGCTCTAACGCAAACTTTACGATTACGGCGAAAGACGTATTGAATGAGGATGGTAAATTGACGTTGACTGTTGATTATAAGAAAAAAGATCAAACAACAGCTGCGACGAAGGTTTACGTAGCTGCTGTTAAGCCATCTGTTTCTGATACGAAAACTTATGTTACTTCTGTTCTAATGTCAGGAACGAAATATTCCGCTATCCATCCTCAACTAGGTGAAAACTCTTACCTTGACGCTTCAGTATTGTTGAAGAAGAACATTGAGAATGTGGTTAATATCTACTTCACTAGCTCAACCAAGAGTGAGAATGATGAGGCTGATTCACAAACTGAGTACCATAAGTATTTGACAATAGATCCTGCTGATGGTTCAAGCTTAAGTGTCGCCGCTTATAATAGCGTAGATTTCACTATGCCGGTATCACAATGGATCGTTTCTGGCTTCAACGGCAAATATGAATTTACATTGACAAACCGTGAGACTGGTGATGATTTAGTATTACGTTTACAACCTAATGGTGCTGAAGGTGGCTATAAGGTAGTTAACGCTAAGTACAACGGCACTGATGTAACAATCGCCGCAAATAAGGGTGTAACAACAGCGTTAGCTTTAGCAAACAATACTTCCGTTAAGTTCAACACGATCGCTACGACTCGTACGGACGGATATAAGGTATTCACGGATACTCAGATCGCTGAAGGCTTTAAGATGACATTCAATGGTAAGGACGCGTTATTCGGAGAGAAAGCTCTTTACGCTATTGATGACAATGCTACTAAAACAATGAAGGCTTCAACCAAAGAGGAGAATTTAATCGTTCTTTATCCGGAAAGAATAAAGGGAGCGAAAGATCATTCTACTAAATCTCTGCAAGGTGTTGAGGATTATGTGATAAGCACAAATGCTTTCGCTTATTTGAATGATAAGGGAGAGGTTGTCATGAAGGCTGATGGCGATACATTGGTTGTTCCGACTTATGTTTTACGCTATACGGAAGCCAAAGGTGATGATGCTAAATATCTTGGCGCTGCCGCATCTAGAGATAAGGCTGCTGATGCCGCTACAGAGTTCGCTGTTGTTAAGAATGCCGCTGGCGCTTATTCTTTAGTTGCGGTGAAGGATGTAACAGACGGTAAGCTTAGTTATGAGGGTTCCACTGGTTCAAATGCGAAAACAGCAAAAATTGGAACAACAGATTTGAAGGTTTCTTTCGATGGTGGTCGTTATATGGCAGCTAAAGCCTTGAATGAGGCTTACGCTAACGTTGAGGTTTTGGACGCTAATCCGTTCAACCCGTCATTGGCCGCTAAACCTCGTCACGCTTCTTTCGACAATATGTTAGGCTCTATCAACTATCAGTTGAATAAGAATGGCTTCAACGAGGGCATCTTGTCCGCTGAAAGCATGATCTTCTGGTTAGATACAGCGGATAGCAAGGCTAAGACTCCGTCATTCTATATCTCTAAGGGTATTGAGGTGGCTGAAGGTGAGGAAAAACCGGCTGAGAGAATGTTCATGTTCAATCCGACAGATTCTTTGCATTATTTCGTTGAAGGTTCTGCGCAACAATATACGGACGAGAAATATTATTTGGAAGGTTCAGGCAAGTCTGAGACGAAGGTTATCTTCCGCCCGGCTATCCTTACGGGGGTTGATACAATCACTACTACCGTGAAAGGTGAGACCGTTAAGGTTGTTAAGGAGCTTAACGATGACAAGAGCGTGAAATCAACAGATCGATTGGATGCGTTCAAATTTAATATCACACTTGCGGAGGGAGATGATGAATATTTCGTTTCTTCTCAAAGAAAGGTCAAAGAGGGTGATGTTTATAAGACAGCTTATGTATATGCTTTGAATGGTATGTTAGGTTTAACAACAAATCCAGAAAAGGCAATGGTCTTCACGCTTGGCACAGAGGTTCCGACAGCCAACGAATCTATCGACGCAAAAGAATCTTCTATCGTAGTTGTAGCCGGTAACGGTGTCGTAACTATCCAAGGTGCCGCAGGCGAGACTGCTTACGTTCGTACTGTATTAGGCCAGACAGTTGCTGAGACGGTTCTTACTTCCGACAACGCTACTATCGCCGCTCCTGCTGGTGTAGTATTCGTAACGGTAGGTAACGAGACAGTGAAAGTAGCTGTAAAATAA
- a CDS encoding LytTR family transcriptional regulator DNA-binding domain-containing protein, giving the protein MVADESLPQDIFLQIHRSYIANINQVNAHPIFIGDRLNSKG; this is encoded by the coding sequence GTGGTTGCTGACGAATCGTTGCCTCAAGATATTTTTCTGCAGATTCATCGTTCATATATTGCCAATATTAATCAAGTAAACGCTCACCCGATATTTATTGGGGACAGACTTAATTCAAAGGGATAA
- a CDS encoding GNAT family N-acetyltransferase — protein sequence MNIRQTRQEDLAEVMAMYDYARRFMQEHGNGNQWINGYPSEELISNEIKASHSFVCENEQGELVGTFCYIEGIDPTYLKIYEGEWLNDEPYAVIHRMASNGKQKGISTECLKWAFAHCDNIRIDTHRDNIVMQNLLKKHGFKQCGIIYISNGTERIAFHKIVNATNKES from the coding sequence ATGAATATCAGACAAACACGACAAGAAGATCTGGCCGAGGTAATGGCTATGTACGATTATGCACGCAGATTCATGCAAGAACATGGCAACGGCAATCAATGGATCAATGGATATCCTTCCGAGGAATTGATCTCCAACGAGATCAAGGCCAGCCATAGTTTCGTATGCGAAAATGAGCAGGGCGAGTTAGTGGGGACCTTTTGTTACATCGAGGGAATCGACCCTACTTACCTAAAGATCTATGAAGGCGAATGGCTGAACGATGAGCCTTATGCCGTGATCCATCGCATGGCCTCCAACGGTAAACAGAAGGGGATCTCCACCGAATGCTTGAAATGGGCGTTCGCTCATTGCGATAATATCCGTATCGACACGCACCGGGATAATATCGTCATGCAGAATTTATTGAAAAAGCATGGGTTCAAGCAATGCGGTATCATTTACATCTCTAATGGCACGGAACGCATCGCTTTCCACAAAATAGTAAATGCAACAAATAAAGAATCATGA
- a CDS encoding DUF6582 domain-containing protein, giving the protein MEREREQGSDRLDTEERKELNDSDFGLPEERKYPMPDATHVRAAESYFRYATDQQKPELARNILRKAKEFGVDVGSPAILEWANRH; this is encoded by the coding sequence ATGGAAAGAGAACGAGAACAAGGTTCTGACCGGCTTGACACGGAGGAACGCAAAGAGTTGAACGACTCTGATTTCGGATTACCCGAAGAACGGAAATATCCTATGCCGGACGCCACACACGTACGGGCGGCTGAATCCTATTTTCGATACGCTACCGATCAGCAAAAGCCAGAATTGGCTCGTAACATCTTGAGAAAAGCCAAAGAATTCGGAGTTGATGTCGGAAGTCCGGCAATCTTAGAGTGGGCAAACCGACACTGA
- a CDS encoding nitrilase family protein: MEPLKIATVQFETRDNDKVYNLSVIREMCRKASVEGADVVAFHECSVCGYTFAKDLSREELLAIAEPIPTGESTQALIAIAKEFGVTLLAGFFERDGDRIYKAQVCVDGNGLKAKYRKLHPFINPNILPGDQYVVFEIKGWKCGILICYDNNIIENVRATALLGADIIFMPHVTMCTPSPRPGAGLIDPVLWENRANDPTSLRQEFDGLKGRAWLMKWLPARAYDNAVYVVFSNPIGRDYNEIKNGCSMILDPFGDIVAECRKLGDDFVIATAIPEKLRQAGGYRYRNARRPELYADIIGQPHESNQKVAWLTETTNNK; this comes from the coding sequence ATGGAACCATTAAAAATTGCTACCGTGCAGTTCGAGACACGGGATAACGATAAGGTGTATAATCTTTCAGTCATCCGGGAGATGTGCCGGAAAGCGTCGGTAGAGGGAGCGGATGTAGTGGCTTTTCACGAATGCTCGGTTTGTGGATATACGTTTGCCAAGGACTTGTCTCGCGAGGAATTGTTGGCTATTGCCGAACCGATCCCCACGGGGGAGAGTACGCAAGCCTTGATCGCCATCGCCAAAGAGTTTGGCGTCACGCTACTGGCCGGATTCTTTGAGCGGGATGGGGATCGTATCTATAAAGCGCAAGTTTGCGTGGATGGCAATGGCTTGAAGGCAAAGTACCGCAAGCTACATCCGTTTATTAATCCGAATATCTTGCCGGGCGATCAATATGTGGTTTTTGAGATCAAGGGATGGAAATGTGGCATATTGATTTGCTACGATAATAATATCATAGAGAATGTCCGTGCCACGGCCTTATTAGGGGCGGATATCATTTTCATGCCTCACGTGACAATGTGTACCCCTTCCCCTCGCCCCGGGGCTGGTTTGATAGATCCTGTGTTGTGGGAGAACCGGGCAAACGATCCGACTTCCTTGCGACAGGAGTTCGATGGCCTGAAGGGACGTGCTTGGCTTATGAAATGGCTTCCCGCTAGGGCGTACGACAATGCGGTATATGTGGTATTCTCCAATCCGATCGGGCGTGATTATAATGAGATCAAGAACGGTTGCTCGATGATTCTGGATCCTTTCGGCGATATCGTGGCGGAATGCCGTAAGCTGGGGGATGATTTCGTGATCGCTACGGCTATCCCCGAGAAATTGAGACAGGCTGGAGGATATCGTTACCGAAATGCCCGTCGTCCGGAACTTTATGCGGATATCATCGGTCAACCGCATGAGTCCAATCAAAAGGTAGCATGGTTAACAGAAACAACAAATAACAAATAA
- a CDS encoding chloramphenicol acetyltransferase → MKHPIDLEHWNRKEHFLFFGSMDDPFFGLTTQIDVTSIYKEAKADHASFFLYSLHKIMTAVNEVEEFRYRIIDNIPVCFDRIHVGTTIGREDGTFGFGFIEYTPDRQLFLQNAQKEIERVQALTGLCKDRESDRQDLVRFSPVPWIAFTEMKHASSFRTGDSATRISTGKLIEQNGHWMLPISVTAHHGLMDGRHVSILLDRIADKG, encoded by the coding sequence ATGAAACATCCTATTGACCTAGAACATTGGAACCGGAAAGAGCATTTCCTGTTTTTCGGTTCCATGGACGACCCTTTCTTTGGGCTGACCACCCAGATAGACGTGACCTCCATCTATAAAGAGGCGAAAGCGGATCATGCCTCTTTTTTCCTCTATTCCTTACATAAGATTATGACAGCCGTTAATGAGGTGGAAGAGTTCCGGTACCGGATCATCGACAACATCCCTGTCTGCTTTGACCGAATCCACGTGGGAACAACGATCGGGCGGGAAGACGGAACATTCGGCTTCGGCTTCATCGAATATACACCGGACAGGCAACTGTTCCTTCAAAACGCACAGAAAGAGATCGAACGTGTGCAAGCTCTCACCGGCCTTTGCAAAGATAGGGAATCAGACCGGCAAGACTTAGTCCGTTTCTCCCCGGTTCCATGGATCGCCTTCACGGAGATGAAACACGCTTCCTCTTTCCGTACAGGTGATTCTGCCACCCGCATCTCCACCGGAAAGCTGATCGAGCAGAACGGACATTGGATGCTCCCTATCTCCGTAACGGCTCATCATGGCTTGATGGACGGCAGACATGTATCGATCCTCTTAGATCGTATAGCGGATAAAGGTTAA
- a CDS encoding acyltransferase family protein, whose protein sequence is MSNSKISAAAFADTKPHYDLLDGLRGVAALMVIFYHVFEAFATSPIDQRFNHGYLAVDFFFILSGFVIGYAYDDRWKTMTTKDFIKRRLIRLHPMVVLGAVLGVIAFCIQGCEKWDGTQVSISMVMLALLINLFLIPAVPGSGPEIRGNGEMFPLNGPSWSLFFEYIGNIMYALFIRRMSTKALTALIVLAGIGLASFAIFNFSGAGHLGVGWTMEEYNLIGGFLRVLFSFSIGLLMSRVFKPIPVKGAFWICSLAIVVLLSMPYVGNGEALWMNGIYDSVCAILIFPMLVYLGASGKTTDKHSARICKFLGDISYPLYMVHYPLIYLYFGWVKKENLTFAEAWPEAVALVVGSIVLAYISLKLYDEPVRRSLTKRFLQVRK, encoded by the coding sequence ATGTCAAACTCAAAAATCTCAGCGGCCGCATTTGCGGACACAAAACCTCATTATGACCTTCTTGATGGATTGAGAGGTGTCGCCGCGCTAATGGTTATATTTTATCATGTATTCGAAGCCTTTGCGACGAGTCCTATCGACCAACGATTTAATCACGGGTATTTAGCCGTTGATTTCTTTTTTATCCTATCGGGATTCGTGATTGGTTATGCCTATGACGACCGGTGGAAAACCATGACGACAAAGGATTTTATCAAACGTCGATTGATCCGTTTGCATCCGATGGTTGTCCTTGGAGCTGTTTTGGGAGTTATCGCGTTTTGTATACAAGGGTGTGAGAAGTGGGATGGCACGCAGGTCTCCATATCCATGGTGATGCTAGCTTTGCTTATCAACCTTTTTTTGATACCGGCTGTACCCGGCTCCGGGCCTGAGATCCGTGGAAATGGTGAGATGTTTCCTTTGAATGGTCCTAGTTGGTCTTTGTTCTTCGAGTATATCGGAAATATTATGTATGCTTTGTTTATTCGTCGGATGTCAACGAAGGCGCTTACGGCACTTATTGTCTTGGCGGGAATCGGATTGGCTTCGTTCGCTATATTCAATTTTTCCGGTGCGGGGCACCTAGGTGTGGGGTGGACGATGGAAGAGTACAATTTGATCGGTGGTTTCTTGCGTGTGTTATTTTCTTTCTCTATCGGATTATTAATGTCGCGCGTTTTTAAGCCCATTCCTGTCAAAGGAGCTTTTTGGATATGCAGCTTGGCGATCGTCGTTTTACTCTCCATGCCATATGTCGGTAATGGCGAGGCTTTATGGATGAACGGTATCTATGATTCCGTATGTGCGATCCTAATATTCCCTATGCTTGTTTATCTGGGGGCTTCCGGGAAAACAACCGATAAGCATTCCGCCCGTATCTGTAAATTCTTGGGGGATATCTCTTATCCTTTGTATATGGTACATTATCCACTTATATACTTGTATTTTGGGTGGGTGAAGAAGGAGAATCTTACATTCGCGGAAGCATGGCCGGAGGCGGTGGCATTAGTTGTCGGAAGTATCGTGTTGGCTTACATTAGTTTGAAACTCTATGACGAGCCGGTTCGCAGATCTTTGACAAAACGCTTTTTGCAGGTGCGTAAATAA
- a CDS encoding ATP-binding protein, which translates to MLTILLILISSQCLALSNNGQADYILIINSYTESTPWSRIFTTPIYERMVAGNEDIDAYTEHMDVMLMKNEKDVEDFTLYLLDKYKKAPKLIILLGNSSYALLKDRLNEKWGRELSYLVCVEKDYLAPREYYLSKKACPEPERQNLSDIVETERELTIIYVPEYIMETVSLMKQANPDMRRLLFLSDKRYISAQNQNSIHKAITNNFPDVKLELVTAGDIQTDELIDILQNADKQTGILYYSWILLHTQGNKEVLSSDTYRMISSYTDLPVFTLNDMDIVENGMAGGFFFPASNISNTLINTINGLLRNEVFNTIITPDQPHPVLNYPVLVNRGMFSSGYPADTIFYMRPPSFWEQYGDYVNAGIGVLLFIAFVVFMRIRSLNRIRLYQEKEIMFMRNYSRLVNSMPICYMKQRILFDEKEYPTDYVILELNPALEALLKCDKSYIGKKGSEIHPLQMSRYLKVCHLIFSENKKINTQYYYKPTDCYFNVLIISANTPGCVDIFMVDVSELAKTQQVLRTVNQKLSMSLDVANVTPWKWDLVQHTILCDVNKAVNVNFSGLFDENQLTVPDTEYFSKIYKEDREKVRKAYESLILGKVNKIKEEYRIYNPNKGLHGLEWVEACAAVEKKDENGKPLTLVGSSLIISDRKEVERELLEAKNKAEESNRLKSAFLANMSHEIRTPLNAIVGFSNILAETDVLEEKQEYAEIIENNNALLLQLINDILDLSKIEAGTLEFVYSDVDVNTLLSDLERSMSKRVVNENVRLVFERKEKDCYVSIAKNRLMQVIINLLTNAIKFTDQGSISYGYSCLNKKMLRFYVSDTGRGISVEQQEAIFDRFVKLDSFAQGTGLGLSICRMIVDHLGGEMGVESEIGKGSTFWFTFPYKAPEKPVREDVIFEKIKVEKDKLTVLIAEDNAGNFKLFETILKNDYTIVHAWNGKEAVELFKEYEPHIVLMDINMPEMNGYEATKEIRKLSEVIPIIAVTAYAFASDEEQVMNSGFDAYASKPLNASALKKQMVDLLRARVFVI; encoded by the coding sequence TTGCTAACAATTTTGTTGATACTTATCTCATCCCAGTGCTTGGCTCTATCAAATAACGGACAGGCGGACTATATCCTTATTATTAATTCTTATACGGAATCCACGCCTTGGAGCCGTATTTTTACGACTCCGATCTATGAACGTATGGTAGCGGGTAATGAGGATATTGATGCCTATACGGAGCATATGGATGTGATGCTGATGAAAAATGAGAAGGACGTGGAAGATTTTACCTTATATTTATTGGACAAATATAAGAAGGCCCCTAAATTAATCATTTTGCTAGGTAATAGCTCATACGCTTTGTTAAAAGACAGGCTCAACGAGAAATGGGGTAGGGAGTTATCTTATTTGGTTTGCGTAGAGAAGGACTATCTAGCTCCCCGGGAATATTATCTTTCCAAAAAAGCTTGTCCTGAACCAGAACGACAGAACTTATCGGATATTGTCGAGACCGAGAGAGAATTGACAATTATTTATGTGCCGGAATATATCATGGAGACAGTTTCCCTTATGAAGCAAGCGAATCCGGATATGCGTCGACTTTTATTCCTTTCTGATAAGCGGTATATTAGTGCGCAAAACCAGAATTCCATACATAAAGCCATAACCAATAATTTCCCGGATGTCAAATTGGAACTGGTCACTGCCGGTGATATACAGACTGATGAATTGATAGATATTCTGCAAAATGCGGACAAACAGACAGGCATATTATATTACTCATGGATATTGTTACATACACAAGGTAATAAAGAGGTGTTAAGTTCGGATACCTACCGCATGATCAGTTCGTATACGGATCTGCCTGTCTTTACCTTGAATGATATGGATATTGTGGAGAATGGTATGGCGGGAGGATTTTTCTTCCCTGCGTCGAATATTTCCAATACCCTTATTAACACGATTAACGGACTTTTGAGAAATGAAGTATTCAATACCATTATAACTCCGGATCAGCCCCATCCAGTATTAAACTATCCGGTCTTGGTAAATAGGGGGATGTTTTCGTCAGGTTATCCTGCGGATACGATATTCTATATGAGACCTCCTTCGTTTTGGGAACAATATGGCGATTATGTTAACGCAGGGATCGGTGTTCTTTTATTTATTGCTTTTGTTGTGTTCATGAGGATCCGGTCATTGAATAGGATTCGATTGTATCAGGAGAAAGAGATAATGTTTATGCGAAATTATAGCAGATTGGTCAATAGTATGCCTATTTGCTATATGAAACAACGTATCCTATTCGATGAAAAAGAGTATCCCACTGATTATGTTATTTTAGAGCTAAATCCGGCATTGGAGGCTTTATTGAAGTGTGACAAATCTTATATAGGGAAAAAAGGCTCGGAAATTCATCCGTTGCAAATGTCGCGGTATTTAAAAGTTTGTCATCTTATTTTCTCGGAAAATAAAAAAATAAATACACAATATTACTACAAGCCGACAGACTGTTACTTCAATGTTTTGATCATATCAGCGAATACCCCGGGTTGTGTGGATATTTTTATGGTTGATGTTTCGGAATTAGCGAAGACGCAGCAAGTGCTCCGCACCGTGAACCAGAAACTGTCCATGTCGTTGGACGTGGCGAATGTCACTCCTTGGAAGTGGGACTTGGTTCAGCATACGATTCTTTGTGACGTGAATAAGGCAGTGAACGTGAATTTCTCCGGACTATTTGACGAGAACCAGCTGACGGTTCCCGATACCGAGTATTTCTCCAAGATCTATAAGGAAGACCGCGAAAAGGTAAGGAAGGCTTATGAGTCACTTATCCTCGGTAAGGTGAATAAGATAAAGGAGGAATACCGGATCTATAATCCGAATAAAGGATTGCACGGGCTGGAGTGGGTGGAAGCTTGCGCCGCCGTGGAGAAAAAGGATGAGAACGGGAAACCTCTCACGTTGGTTGGTTCTTCCTTGATCATTTCCGACCGGAAAGAGGTTGAGCGAGAATTACTGGAGGCAAAAAATAAGGCGGAGGAGTCCAATCGCCTTAAATCGGCCTTCTTGGCTAATATGAGCCATGAGATACGTACGCCGCTGAATGCTATCGTAGGTTTCTCCAATATCCTTGCCGAGACGGACGTGTTGGAGGAAAAACAGGAATATGCCGAGATCATTGAGAATAATAACGCGTTGCTACTCCAATTGATAAACGATATCTTGGATTTGTCTAAGATAGAGGCTGGGACCTTGGAGTTCGTGTATTCGGACGTGGATGTTAATACCTTATTGTCTGATCTGGAACGTTCCATGAGTAAAAGGGTCGTAAATGAAAATGTCCGTCTGGTGTTTGAGCGTAAGGAGAAAGATTGTTATGTATCTATCGCTAAGAATCGGTTGATGCAAGTTATCATCAACCTTTTGACTAACGCCATTAAATTTACGGACCAAGGCTCTATAAGCTACGGTTATTCTTGCCTAAATAAAAAGATGCTGCGCTTCTATGTCTCTGATACCGGCCGGGGGATCTCCGTTGAACAACAAGAAGCGATATTTGACCGATTCGTGAAGTTGGATTCTTTCGCCCAAGGAACTGGTTTGGGACTTTCTATCTGCCGGATGATTGTCGATCATCTAGGGGGAGAGATGGGCGTTGAGTCTGAGATCGGGAAGGGTAGTACGTTTTGGTTTACCTTCCCCTACAAAGCGCCGGAGAAACCTGTGAGGGAGGATGTCATTTTTGAGAAGATAAAGGTTGAGAAAGATAAGTTGACGGTACTTATCGCTGAAGATAACGCCGGCAATTTCAAGCTTTTCGAGACTATACTGAAGAATGATTACACAATCGTACACGCTTGGAACGGAAAGGAGGCGGTGGAGCTGTTTAAGGAATATGAGCCTCATATCGTATTAATGGATATCAATATGCCGGAAATGAACGGATATGAGGCGACCAAGGAAATCCGTAAGCTCTCAGAAGTCATTCCCATCATCGCCGTTACCGCCTATGCTTTCGCGTCGGACGAGGAACAGGTCATGAATAGCGGATTCGATGCTTATGCCTCTAAGCCATTGAATGCCTCTGCCCTTAAAAAGCAAATGGTCGATCTTCTAAGGGCGAGGGTGTTTGTTATCTAA